tgtttgtttattgtttcccttccccctctctctcGATATGGACAGGCGATAACAGTGACATTGTGGCAACGGATTCGCAGAAAAACACCGTCTACCTGTTGGCGCGCAAGCACGGCCTCAAATCACCGGAAGAGTTTGGCATCCTGCTGTGTCATCACTTTCTCAGCAAGTACTCGCACGTGGAGGAGGTGTCGATACACATCGAGGAGTATCCGTGGTCGCGGATGGGCTTCGGTACCGGCCCGTACAAGGATCTGCATAATCACGCGTTCGTCTTCACGCCGACCGCCATCCGGTACACGGACGTCACGCAGAAGCGAACCGGTAAGCGAAACAGGGGCGtgataattcaattttccgCCAGTGTCACttatattcgttttttttttttcaatgcttTGATCCGGTCCAGAAATCAAACCGACCGTCATCAGTGGGCTGACGGATTTGCGCGTCCTCAAGACGACACAGTCGGCGTTCGTGAACTTCGTCAACGATGAGTATCGCTCACTGCCCGACCAGCATGACCGCATCTTCAGCACGGTGGTTCGTTCCTCCTGGCAGTACTCAACCGTCACCGGGGTTGATTTTGATTACTGCTGGAACAAGGTGAAGCAGTGCATCCTGAACAACTTTGCGGGCGAAACGGAGAAGGGCATCTTTTCGCCGAGCGTCCAGAACACGCTCTACCTGGCGGAGAAGCAGGTGCTGGAGACGATACCGGAAATTTCGTCCATCGACATGACGATGCCAAACAAGCACTACTTCACGTTCGACTTCAGCAAGTTCCCGAAGGTGGTGAACGAGGTCGAGCTGAAGGAGGAGACGGTGTACGTGCCGGTGGACAAGCCGGCGGGCATCATCTACGCCCAGCTCGATCGGAAATCGGATCAGTACGTGAAGAGTAAGCTGTGAGATGGATGTctgtggatggatggatggagaaCTGTGGCCCGCGAAACCTGGCAACGCTAGTGGActgtttgttattggtttTATTCTATGAACGCTAAGGTGTGTCCTCAAGTAAACGTATGCGTAAGTGATGATGTCATGCCGAGCTTCCCAGTATGGTCATCTTGGCTAGAATGTATCTCTGTCCCGTGAATTATTGCTGAATGTTTGCACGACTTTGAAGCGCCAATTGTTATTACTTATCGTTTTTGTGGTCCTCTTTTTATGGTAAAAATGAAGCTCCAAAAAGGTTATGATTCATGCAAACAAACGACACTTTTCGAATGTTTGCGTGGTGAAACAAGTGAAGCAGTCAAACAATTAATTCTTTGAAATTGATGCACACACCCTTTGGAACATGCATCAAAGAATTGGAGGGAAAATCAATTTGTTTGATTGAAGCGTTGAGTGTGGGAAGTGCatttgtatcattttttgcatttattaCACTCCCACAGAGTAGCAGAGCAGCCAGAACGTTCCAGTTTGATTGTTAATATAAGTCGATAAGGATAATTTTATCTCAATAAATGATATTATAGCATTATTTGGCGATTTTGTCCTTTTTCCCAGAAAATATTCTACAGGATTCCTTCGTGGTAATTAAATAGCTTTTAAAATTGATCTATTCCTACCGGAACTTCCTCCAATAGATGCCGTAATCCCTTACAAACTCCTTCAAAGTATCGCCCCACCCTCCTGTGGGCAGCTATTTATGAATACCGAATGTCCCTTTCCCGAGATCCGACACTAAGAACCTCATAAAGTGTAATCAATCGGCAGTATAAGACACTTACCGTGAACAAGAAATACAGATTAGCAAAGCTTTTCGGTGAAGCAATCATGCTGCCAGAACCCGCCGATACCCGACGATTGACGATGGTGCAGCATAATAAAAGGCGGGCGTAATTGTCCCCAACTGTACGCCAGCTTAATAGGGCTCCTCGGACTGGCTGGTTTTACGATTACGATGAATGATGTAGTACTTGGTGCTGGTACATCAGGGAAAAAGGGCACCGCTTTTGGCCACTTTCGCGTCAAACTCAAACAACGTCCAGTATCGAGTGGACTTGAACACGATACTGCGGGGATGGGTCATTTCATCATCCCGGGGTTGAGTGTTTGAGTGGAATTTGGGGACACGGCCCTTGAGGTGGAACAGGAAACGCAATAGAAGTTTCACTTTTGCACCAGGCCGGAAGTGACACAACACAAGCTTCGAAGGGCGCGACAAACAATGAGTGAGGCGGAGAGATAAAGAGTAGGGGAGTTCAGTTTTGGAAATGCCCGCACGGAGCTGGTGGGTGAGCGTACGGGCGCTCGCGGTAAAGTAAACTCCAAAGTCAACAAAGGCTTAACTTTAAAACCATCTTCCTGCCGTCAGCACCATTCGTTCGCCAAAGACACGGCACGAGAGCGAGTGTTGCAAACGCGAATGGGGGGAGAAGAGTGCGAGAGTGTGAGTCGTCCTGGGAGGTACGTTTACCGACACACTCATTAAAATATTGATGAGCTCAAAAGTTGCGCGCTTATCCGATACTTTGATCAGTTGGAAGTTGAAGCTGAAGTGGATTGAACCCGGTCAGTTTCTGGCGTGTGGCCACAGTGAGTTTTAGAAGCCGCAAACAACGCGAGTATCAATTTTGAGTGCAAAGTGGACGAAAGTTGAAGAAACAAAGTTGCTTTTTGCCAGTTCCGGGCAAGATGTTGGCTTGAGAGGGATTGTGAGTGCGAGTGCAATAGAACGTAATTACTGTGAACTCCCCAAACTCCCCAGCATTGTATTACGGTAAACCGGGCTCCAGCAGTAATGGCAAAGCTAATCGCAAACTCAATTATAAAGTTCACGCTACGGTTGAGCTTATTACAACTCGCCATCGCGTCATCCGGCGCTGTCGTCACGGTTACGGGTGAGGATGTTCAGAACGGGCGTGCGCCAACCGAAGCCTACTTCAGCATGATCAATGACTACGAAGATGTGCATCCCGCGCAGAAGCTCCAGGACCGTTCGGATGCGTTTGCACTGTCGAGCGATCGTCGCAGTGTGGTAGAGTGTGGTGGCGTTTACAAACGATTGCAGAGTGAGATCCGATCGCCTGGTTTCCCTGCAGACTACCAGGGACATCTACACTGCGAGTACACGTTCAAGTCACCGTTCGTTTGCAGCAGTCAGTATCACTTCCAGTTTTTGGACTTTTCACTGGAACCTTCGCGCAACTGCAGCAAGGACCGGCTAGTGATCGGTGAGGAGGAAGTGCTGTGCGGTACGGTGATCGGATCGAAGCTATACGATGCACCGGGTGGTGTGTTGCGGGTAAAGTTTGTGACCGATGGATGGAGCTCGGGACGTGGCTTTCGGTTGCTGGTTACCCGTCAGCCCTGTAGCGAGGACAATGAGGCGGCAGAGTCTTCAACGGCGTACACCGTGTACACGACGATCCAAGTTGCGGATGAGACAGAATCGAGCGGAGAAGAGGGTGCCACAGAGCGACCGGAAAGCATCTCGAATGATGTGAAGCATGTGAGCAGTCGTCAGGATATACCGCCAGAGTTTAACCCGGGAGGGAATGGATACTTGCCACCGGTAAGCCCTTCCACTCCAGTCTATCCATCACAGCCGTATCCACCACAAACGTTCCCGTGCTCTCAAGTGCCTTGTTCCTATCCACCGTGGGGATGTTCGGTGCCTACAGTTCCTCCATTTGTACCACCACAACCTCCAAGATTTCCGTGCGATCCGAGAGTTCAATCCTGTGGACCTACGTACCCTTATTATCCACCCTATCCGCAACCCGTTCCAGTACAACCACCAGCTCCAGGATGTCCTACATCACCTTGTGAACCTGTCCCACAGTACCCGCAATATCCTTCCTATTACCCAGGATATCCAACGGTTTCGGGAGGCACGGAAGGCACCACATCGCTCGGAGCACCAGCTCCACCTGGGTACGCACCAGCACGGGAAACGGAATCACGACCTGAATTCCCCGAACCGACGACGGAACGCACTCCAGCTGGCGTTGAGCCCGAAAATCAAGTTTCATTCGTCCCTGGACTCGGCCCTGCGTGCTGCCGGAACGCTTTCAACCAGCGCCGATTCTACCTTTCCAGTGCGAACTTCCCCTCCCCGGTCACCCCCAATCAGGACTGTGTGGTGCAGGTACAGCGGCACTCCCCACTCACCTGCCGGCTGGTAATCAGCTTCAAGTTTTTCCTCTTCGGCAACGACCAGTATCCGGGCTGTGCCGGTGGGTTTGTGGAGATCGATGGACAGCGCATCTGCGGCTGCCGGACGGGGCAAGTCTACCGGACGGCTGACTTTGGGCCTTATCCAAGCAAAACCATTCGCATCTACTCCCGCGCCGGACGGTTCCCCACCGTACCGGGCTTTGTGTTGGACGTTTATCAGGAGGAGTGTCCACAACGGTTCCCACTGAAACGAAGCGATGGAACCGATAGGGAGCGCATGGTAGAGCGTCCGGTGCGGAATAGGCTGAGCTTCGAAATGGCACGTGCGGAGGGTCGTCAGTTGGCGACGGCCGTTCCGGTCCATACCGTTCAAACGACCAACACAACGCAACAACAAATCACTCACCATTACTACTGGTACAATCTGGACGAAGCGGAACCAATCAAACGCCCGCAGGACGTCCCAAACGTGGCGGCCCAGGAAAGTCAACAGCAGCCCGCGGCGCTTCATCAACGACCTGTGGGGCTGTGGCCCCATTCTCAGAAGATTGTACCGCTTCCACCGGCAATGCCGGCCGTCGGACCGAACCGATGCCTCTTCTCCACGCTCGATTGGCTTCGATTAAAGCTGGACTGGCTGTGGATCTTTAAGCCGGTGTGTTTAGCCTAGGACTTTTGTAGCTCAAGTCGTCAGGCCGTGTATGCGGTGAGATGATATGGAGATAAATATAGACGCATTTTATACTAGCCCGCATGATATTGTCCAGTACAGGTTGGTTGCTCGTTCCTCGATAGATTCGTTTCAATTTGCTCCACTGCGAACCTCTGGGGGTGGGTTCGTTTTCCCAAGACGCGTCCCGGACTCATTTGTCAGCTCTGTTACCCCTTTTTCGTTACGCTCCCAGCACGCTCCTTTACAAGCGGGACGACAAACGGGAGGCTTCCTCGGGAGGCGACCACATTTGTCATCCACCATTAGCAGTAGTGTTATTTCATGCATAATGTACGAactcaggggggggggggggacaggACACAGCATAGGTCGCCTGGCTGCTGTTTGGCGCATTGGCTCGCGTAGAAATAAGCGAAGGCGCACGTAATGGGCGCGTTGGCGTATTGTTTCTTGCGCTACGCCGACGTGCTGTGGCTTGTAATTGGGTACGCAAATGGACACAGTTTATCATGTGTAACATGGTGAGCATGAAAAAAAGGGTTAAAATGATTGAACGCAAGACAGGAGAGCTTGCTTGCAAAGGTTTTGAGAAATGATGATGGTTCGGGTTAGTATTACCATATCACATAATTATGTCGGGTGTCATTTGTTTCGCACGGCGATGTATGGAAGGTAAGTTAAggttttaaaaaatgaaactaTCAAGCGTATcaaaacactctcacacaaCGGGGCCGATTAAACGATCTCGAAACCAAAGGAAACGAAGCATACTCCGTTCCTCGCAACAGATCCGGCCGTTAATCACCGCTTCCCGTAaaaccaaagcaaacaaacaaacaaacaacagccaGCTCACAATGAGATCGAAAGTGCGTCCGGACGACACGGAAACGCATTACGCTCGAGCAAACAATGGAATGAAGCGTTCAATgcgcaaaccacacacacacacattgagaGGAATGAAGAAAGAGAGGAAATTATGCAAATAAGCCACGAACCCTTTCATGTTTGGGGGAGATTTtggttgctgctttttttgtttttaaactgcGTTTGGTTTGCGGTAATGTGACAAAATTGTGTGTTGCTATTGCAGCGACCTTAATTACATCAAACAAGTGAATCTAGGTGAGCTTTTTTGGCCTTTGAATGCAGTTTGAAGTAACTCAGCGCCGTGTTAATTGGTCAGCGGTAGAGTTGTAATGCTGCTGTAATAAATAAAGTTCGCAACAGTTCCGAAAAACGCCCTCACTTTCAAAGAAACTACATAAAAGTGATCAAATTTCGCACGAAAAGCTTAATTCCAACCAGCCACGGTTCGTAGTAAGCGGACGTAATTAAGAACAAACTTACCTTCGACCGAACAGCAAACAGCGACAGCGGAAAATAGGATAAACCAAATTAAGGTCAGCGTTGTTTACCAAAGTCCAACCATTGACAGTTCGGGAGGGTTCGTCTTCAACCGACGCCGCCTGTTGCTTTGATCAAGCTCTTTCTTCCTTCCCGTCAACAGCAACCGAGCTTTGAGCTCTTGAAGCAGCCACCCAGACCGGCGAGCCTTACCATGGCAACTTGGTGCTTGCTTGTAAaactatttttcattttctttccacTCCTGTCTGCTCCACGTTTCGAGACGTTGCCCGTGCGCGGAAAACGTCAAAcgaaaacagagaaaaaaaaagagccacCATATTCCACCAATATGTGCCATGCTGAATGTGTAAGTACAGGATTCTTTCCACAgctttattatattttttttttaattttacgtttttttcttttttatttctttgtgtttgaaatgtaaattgaAACTTGTATCGGTATCGGGCGTGCTTGCGagcggaagagagagagagatgagcGAAGAGGGCATAGGGAGAAACGGGATGGGAAAGTTTCTTTCTATTTTGCTACGGTGGtgctatatttttttttgtaagaatTTAATTTCCTCTCCTTCTCAAATTCCTTACCTTCTACCTGCCTCTCTCGCACACGTCATCGCTATCTCTCCATCTCGCCCTATCCTCTGTTGACAAACTACGCAACTACAAAGGGATTGACTTAGTTATTTATGGGGTTGTTTGTTGTGTCTGCATGCGtgtaggttgtttttttttgtattcaattTTTGCTTCCCATTTTTGGAACCTTTTGTATTGGTTGTCAACATATGATTTTTACAATATTACAATTCCCATCTCTCTTCATATCGCTCTGACCCTCCCTTATGTCCCTCGGATGTGTTGAATGTCCCTACTTTCACCTCGCGTACCGTCACCGTCATCAGCAGTCCCacagttttgcttttgttttgtgttgcttttacTCTTTTGCTGCCAAATGGAAGGGACAACTTTGGGGTGCTTTGGAGGTTTGaaatacacacaaatacacctACATACAGAGCTATATCGTACACGTTTGGaacagtttttgttgtttatataGTTTTTGCTTAAAGTATGCTTGAgcccttttttatgtttgcttatttatgtatttttg
This sequence is a window from Anopheles merus strain MAF chromosome 3R, AmerM5.1, whole genome shotgun sequence. Protein-coding genes within it:
- the LOC121596413 gene encoding uncharacterized protein LOC121596413; this translates as MAKLIANSIIKFTLRLSLLQLAIASSGAVVTVTGEDVQNGRAPTEAYFSMINDYEDVHPAQKLQDRSDAFALSSDRRSVVECGGVYKRLQSEIRSPGFPADYQGHLHCEYTFKSPFVCSSQYHFQFLDFSLEPSRNCSKDRLVIGEEEVLCGTVIGSKLYDAPGGVLRVKFVTDGWSSGRGFRLLVTRQPCSEDNEAAESSTAYTVYTTIQVADETESSGEEGATERPESISNDVKHVSSRQDIPPEFNPGGNGYLPPVSPSTPVYPSQPYPPQTFPCSQVPCSYPPWGCSVPTVPPFVPPQPPRFPCDPRVQSCGPTYPYYPPYPQPVPVQPPAPGCPTSPCEPVPQYPQYPSYYPGYPTVSGGTEGTTSLGAPAPPGYAPARETESRPEFPEPTTERTPAGVEPENQVSFVPGLGPACCRNAFNQRRFYLSSANFPSPVTPNQDCVVQVQRHSPLTCRLVISFKFFLFGNDQYPGCAGGFVEIDGQRICGCRTGQVYRTADFGPYPSKTIRIYSRAGRFPTVPGFVLDVYQEECPQRFPLKRSDGTDRERMVERPVRNRLSFEMARAEGRQLATAVPVHTVQTTNTTQQQITHHYYWYNLDEAEPIKRPQDVPNVAAQESQQQPAALHQRPVGLWPHSQKIVPLPPAMPAVGPNRCLFSTLDWLRLKLDWLWIFKPVCLA
- the LOC121596415 gene encoding uricase isoform X1 translates to MNKRTDRVRRRAQRSRAVAVGKNLRDSRCRAPFKRWQWPRSEFDLNRFTYHSEKRIRHRSKQTQKFRIRPRATSKMMSRKLIDESREGYLENENSPFLISNYGYGKDSVKVMHVVRSGLVHTIKEFEVGTKLKLRSQKDYLEGDNSDIVATDSQKNTVYLLARKHGLKSPEEFGILLCHHFLSKYSHVEEVSIHIEEYPWSRMGFGTGPYKDLHNHAFVFTPTAIRYTDVTQKRTEIKPTVISGLTDLRVLKTTQSAFVNFVNDEYRSLPDQHDRIFSTVVRSSWQYSTVTGVDFDYCWNKVKQCILNNFAGETEKGIFSPSVQNTLYLAEKQVLETIPEISSIDMTMPNKHYFTFDFSKFPKVVNEVELKEETVYVPVDKPAGIIYAQLDRKSDQYVKSKL
- the LOC121596415 gene encoding uricase isoform X2, whose translation is MMSRKLIDESREGYLENENSPFLISNYGYGKDSVKVMHVVRSGLVHTIKEFEVGTKLKLRSQKDYLEGDNSDIVATDSQKNTVYLLARKHGLKSPEEFGILLCHHFLSKYSHVEEVSIHIEEYPWSRMGFGTGPYKDLHNHAFVFTPTAIRYTDVTQKRTEIKPTVISGLTDLRVLKTTQSAFVNFVNDEYRSLPDQHDRIFSTVVRSSWQYSTVTGVDFDYCWNKVKQCILNNFAGETEKGIFSPSVQNTLYLAEKQVLETIPEISSIDMTMPNKHYFTFDFSKFPKVVNEVELKEETVYVPVDKPAGIIYAQLDRKSDQYVKSKL